The genomic window ATTACCCCTCCAGGCACATCAGAAGTGACTAAAACCTCAGCAAAAGAAACAGCACATAAAGGTTTATTTTCAGAAGCAAGCACTATGCAAGTATTGCCACCGGCAATCGCAGGTGCTACTACTGAAACCAATCCCAGCAAAGAAGTTTTTTCAGATGCAATAATTGCAACCACGCCAGTTGGTTCAGGAACTGAAAAATTAAAATGAGAGGAAGCAACAGGATTTACAGAACTGTAAATCTGTGTAAACTTATCGCACCATCCAGCATAATAAACAAGCCTGTCAATGGCAAGATCAACCTCAACTTCTGCAGCTTTGTTAGTTCCTCCCTGAAAAACGATTTCAGAAATGAATTGCGCTTTCCTTCCTTCCAGCATTTCAGCAATTCTGTATAAAATCTGGCTGCGATTAAAAGCAGATCTGTTACTCCAATCACCAAAGGCTTTGCGCGCTTCAACTACTGCATTTCTAAAATCCTTTCTTGAAGAAAGACAAATGTTCGCTAAATGCTTCCCCTGCTTGTTTTCTAAAGGATAAAACCTTCCTGATTCAGTTCTTGGGAATTTTCCTCCAATATATATTTTATATGTTTTTAAGATTTCCAATCGCTTCATCACTGAATTTGAGTAAATAGAGAATTTCAAAGATATAATAAATAGGTTATTTCTGCCTAATAAAACCAACAAAAAAACTTCTTGAATTTGGTGTATACCTAAGCAATATTTAAAAAAGAGGTTAAATTAATTGCCCAAATTCATCACCACAAATAGGATTAAACCTCTAAATAAGCTGCTAAACCATGTAAACCGCCCTCTCTGCCAAATCCACTTTCTTTGTATCCTCCAAAAGGGGACACAGGATCGAATTTGTTATACGTATTTGCCCAAACAACCCCGGCCCTTAATTTGCTTGTAAGGTTAAAAACTTTTGATCCTTTATCTGTCCAAACTCCTGCTGAAAGTCCATAAGGAGTATTGTTTGCTTTTTCAATAACTTCTTCAATGGTTCGGAAAGTTTGAACGGCCAACACAGGGCCAAAAATTTCCTCCTGAACAATTCTGTGTGACTGGCTGGCATTTAAAAAAAGGGTTGGTTTACACCAAAATCCTTTTTTGGGAACAGAACAGGAGGGTTGATAAAACTCAGCTCCTTCATCCTTACCAATTTTTAAATATTTATTAATGGTGTTGAGTTGTTCTTTAGAATTAATAGCTCCAATGTCCGTGTTTTTATCTAGAGGATCACCTACAATCAGGGTATTCATCCTGTCTTTTAGTTTTAAAATAACTTTTTCAGCCACATTTTCCTGCACAAACAATCTGGATCCGGCACAACATACATGCCCCTGGTTAAAGAATATTCCATTGATAATCCCTTCAACGGCCTGATCAATAGGAGCGTCTTCAAAAATTATATTTGCAGCTTTTCCACCAAGTTCCATGGTTGATCTTTTGCCGGTTCCTGCAATGGCTTTTTGTATGCTTTTACCCACATTGGTAGATCCTGTAAAGGCAATTTTATTAATTCCGGGATGATTAACAAGTGCGGCCCCTGTTTTTCCAGCTCCTGTAATAATATTAACTACTCCATCCGGCAGGCCTGACTCCTGAATAATCTCTGCCAGTATAAGTGCTGTTAATGGAGTGGTTTCAGCGGGTTTTAAAACAAGTGTATTTCCTGTTGCAAGGGCAGGTGCAATTTTCCAGGCAGCCATTAAAAGCGGGAAATTCCATGGAATAATTTGTCCTGCAACCCCTATTGATTTAGGATTTTTACCTGGAAAAGCATACTCTAATTTATCTGCCCATCCTGCATAATAAAAGAAATGATTTGCCGCCAATGGAATATCAATATCCCTGGATTCGCGAATTGTCTTTCCTGAATCAAGAGTTTCAACTACTGCCAATTCCCTGGCTCTCTCTTGTATTAATCGCGCAATTCTATATATATATTTACCTCTTTCCTTGGAAGGCATTTTACTCCAAACTTTCTCGTATGCAACACGTGCCGCTTTTACTGCTTTGTCCACATCCTCATCAGTAGCCTCTGCTACATCGGCTAGTTTTTCCTCAGTTGCCGGGTTTATAGTTGTGAAATATTTTCCTTTAACCGGATTTACAAACTTTCCATTAATGAACAGTTGATATTGTTTTTTTATATTTATATGATCTGTACTTTCCGGGGCTGGCTCGTATGCCCAGGTTGAAGTAAAGTCTAATACCGGTTTTTTACTCATTTCAATTGTTTTATTTTTTTAAACATTTAAATTGTATGCTTAATTTGATTTTTTTTGAAAAAATGATCCTAATTAAACTAATTATAATAAATCTGATAAAATATCAGTCTTTAGAAAAATAATCCCCGCTTTGATAAGCTCCCGTTTCTTCCTTTGCTAATTGCATCAATATATCATTCGCTAAACTACTGGCGCCAAATCGGAACCATTCATTTGACAGCCAGGCATTGCCAAGAGTTTCCTTAACCATTACCAGATTTTGCAAAGCGGCTTTAGCAGTAGAAATTCCACCTGCTGGTTTCATTCCAACCATTTTACCTGTTGAATAATAAAAATCGCGAATGGCCTCAAGCATTACTAAAGTAACAGGCATTGTAGCTGCCGGAGAAATTTTTCCTGTTGAAGTTTTTATAAAATCCGCTCCTGCATACATGGCAATTTCACTCGCTTTTCTTACAGCATCAAGGGAACTTAACTCACCGGTTTCAAGTATAACCTTAAGTCTTGCATGTGCACATGCTTCTTTAATGGCAATAATTTCATCAAATACAAAATTGTAATTTCCCATTAAAAACGCCCCTCTTGATATTACCATATCCACTTCATCTGCTCCATTTTCTACAGCATACCTTGTATCCGCTAATTTAATTTCCAGAGTAGATTGTCCTGATGGAAAAGCAGTGGCAACGGATGCAACCTTTATGGCAGTGCCTTTTAAAGCATCTTTTGCTGTTTTTACAAAAGTTGGATAAACACATACAGCAGCAACACATGGAATTCCAGTCATGACATCATGCATATGGGCTGCTTTATAGCACATTTGCCTTACTTTCCCCTCTGTATCCTTTCCCTCCAAAGTAGTAAGGTCAATCATATTCATTGCCATTTTTAAACCTGCAACCTTTGCTGATTTTTTAAGGCTTCGTGTATTAAACCGAGCAACCCTTTCTTCTACACCTACTTGATCTATACTCTGAGACTTGGTGAAATCAAGCATTTCAACTATCCTGCGCTTATCTGTTTTCATTGTCATTGGTTAATCAGCTGGAAAGATAGGAAATTTAGAAATAAATCCATTTATAGAAATCAATGAAATACAAAAAAGAGTAAAAGAAATTTTAAAAATTTGCTTGTTCAATTAAATTATTTTCAAAGAATTTAATCTCATTTATAAACAAAAACAATTGGCAGGGTCTGATAAACGGGAACAACTACATTTCTTTGTTTTCCAGGTTTTATATTAAGCCTGCTCAAAGATGAGCAGGCTTGGAAAATTATCTTCTGCTAAATTTAAAAGGCAGAGTATATGCAACAGTTACAGGCTTTCCCCTTTGTTTGCCAGGGCTAAAAACCGGGAAAGATTCAATTACCCTTATTGCTTCATCGTCAAGTCCCTTTACACCCCTTGCAATGGAAATGTTTTTTGTTTTTCCATCAGGACCTATAGTAAAACTAACATATACAGTGCCTGTAATACCTGCATCAAAAGACATTTGAGGATATTTTGTGTTTTTGAACAGAAACTGCTGAATCTTTTCATCCGTACACATTTTTCTCTGGTCAAAATCTACAATACTTTCACAACCAGGAAAAGAGGGCATTTCTTCAACAATTCGAAAAAATTCCACCTCGTCAATACTTTCCACCTCTGGAATAATTTCAACATATGTTGTTTGATCGGATTCTGTGCTATTTATTTCCACTTGCTTTTCAATTGCAATTTCATTATCAACCAATACCAATTCAATTATTACTGGAGGAGCAGGAGGCAATGGGATTTCAGGAATTGTTATTGGTATCATTTCCTCCTCTGCATGGTTAATAAGTAATTCACCAAGGCCAGAGGAATTTCCTTCATAACTTTTCCATTCTAAGGCCATTAATACTAATGAAATTGAAATTACAAGACCTATTTTAAGAAACATGGGCTTCTTTTTTTCGAGATCTACCTGAGAATTTTTCTTTAATTCCATATATGATTTATTTAGGGGGTTACAAATTAAAGCCGCTCCAAAATTATCCTTGCACATTCAATAACAAATTCAAGAAGAAACAAAAAATGAATCTTTAAATTTTTACTATTTTAGTGTGTAAAGATCAAATCATATATTTAGTGTTTTATAGAAAGGTTAAAAAAATAGTAATTGTACTAATTTTAAAATTTCGAGAACCCTAAAAAAATCAAGGTTGAATAAATTTCTTTAACTTGTATTACGAAAAACTAAAAGAAACAGTTTCTAAAAAAGGTGTTTTTATATCTAAAGTGAAACTTTTAAGCAATTCAAAGTAAAAACACAATTAGGCCTTTGCCAAAAACGATGCGTCTTTTGCGGAAATTCCAATCATTTCTCTTTAAAGAGGCTCATTAAATAAATATATAAAGCCCAGGAATAAGGTTAAGTTAAACAAAAAAAAGCGTCTGTTCAAAATTGAACAGACGCTTAAAATTTCTATTAAATCTAAAGGCTTATTTTAAAACAAATCTTATTGGCAAATTGTATTGAACTGATACTGCCTTTCCTCTTTGTTTACCAGGAGACCATGCAGGCATTTTTTGAACTACGCGTACTGCTTCATCATCCAATCCTTTCACTCCCCTTAATATTTTAACATCCTTTACTTTACCGTCAGATCCAATAACAAAAGTAACATAAACTGTTCCTTGAATACCTGCATCCTTAGCCATTTGAGGATATTTCATTTCATTACCCAGAAATTTAAACAATGCTTCTTCACCACCTGGAAAAGAGGGCATATTTTCAACTATCGTAAAAATTTCATTTTCAACAATTACCTCATCTTTTTGCACAATATCAACAAATGTTGATTGATCGGCTTCGGATTCCTTTATTTCAACTTCGTTTTTAATTACAACATCATCTTCCACTACTTGTAATTCTATAACTGCAGGAGGAGGAGGTGGGGGTGGTAACAATTCTGGCTGAGTTATAGGAATCATTTCTTCCTCTGTCTGGTCAATAACTAATTGGCCAAGATCCGCCAGGCTACCTTCGTAGCTTTTCCATTCTAAACCTATTAATACTAAACCAAGGGAAACAACAAGACCTATTTGAAGAAACAGGGATCTCTTTTTTTCAAGATCAGCATTAGGATTTTTCTTTAATTCCATTTTGAATTAATTTTAAGTCTTTAATATGCAAATATAAAAATTACGGTTGCTAAAATTACGGTTTTTATAGAATATTACACTATTTTATTCCACAAATAAATGTTGTTTGTATTATAAACAGTAAAGCTGCATTATTCAACACATTAACTCTGAATTCGTGATTTTATTTTCTGCCTTAAAAATCGTTTGAATTTACACTTAAATGAATTTTAAAAAAGTTTAGCGTAAATAAAATGCTTGAACATGTATTATTTTGCTTCTTATTTGGCTATTTATAACAGCAATTACAGGGTTTATTATAACATCGTTAAAGGTGAAATCCAAGAAACTTAATAAATTAGTTATTCGTTCGAACTAAACCTAAAGGTATTCTCTTTACCATAAATAACATAAAAAGTAATTAGCCCTAAAATGCTTCCGCTTAAATTGGCTATTACATCATAAACATCAGCATTGCGCTCGATAAATAACTGATCTTGCAAAACTTCTGTAATTATACTCAAGAAAAAGGCATATCCTAAAGCTAGTTTAATCGAGTTGTACCGGAGAGTTTTAAATGCAGGCTGAATTTTAAGTCCTTTTATGGAAAGAAGCACTAAAACCAAGAATAAAAAAGCATGTACAAATTTGTCAAAAGACAAGAGTTTCCATTTAATTGCATCGGGAAAATCAGAGCCAGGCAATCCGCATAAAACAAGAATGAACAGGGACCAGAAAATAGGGAAAAGATTCCATCGAATAAATACAATAAAACTACTCTTCATAACAAAATGAAAAACATTAACTCAAATAAATTTACAAAAATCAAGCCCCTATAACTTCCTTATATTGTGAAGCAGATAAAAGATCTTCCACTTCCGAATTATCAGAAAGTTTAATTTTAACCATCCAGCCTTCGCCATAAGGATCGTTATTAACCAGGTCTGGATTTGACTCAAGTGCTTCATTTACCTGGGTAATTTCACCGCTCAGGGGCATAAAAAGATCAGAAACTGTTTTTACAGCTTCCACTGAACCAAAAATCTCTTCTTTTTTAAAGGAATCTCCACTGTTAACCTCTACGTAAACAATGTCACCAAGTTCTTTTTGGGCAAAATCTGTGATGCCAATAGTTGCTGTATCACCTTGTATTTTTACCCATTCGTGATCTTTGGTGTATTTTAAATCTGCAGGAATATTCATTATTAAATTTGTTAAATATTTTACTAAGAGTGAATTTTAAAAGTTGTCAAAATTACATTTTTTTTAATTATATTCCTTTAAGAAAGTGTAAACCTTAAACTAATTCCTGCATTGGTGTTTGATGAAGGAAACGAGTTTGTAATTACTGGTGAGGTAAGTATTTTATCAAAGAATAAACGAAGATTAACCCTGGAGTTAAGCACATAATCTGCAGCTAATTTAATTGAAATAATTCGCTGGCCTCCGGTTGGTTGATGTAAATTATCATCTATTGACCTCATCATAATTCTATTGTCCCTTACCGATATATCTGCCCTGCAATTCAAATCACTTTGAACTTTTGTTTTTGTAGGACCTATTTTGAATGGGAAAGGAACATTTTTAAACCTATATCCAAAACCAACTATAACTTCATTCCCTTTGCTTTCCTGTAATCTGTTATCGGTAAAGTTAAAAGCAAGGTTCCTGTCACGTTTTAGTTCAATACGAGTAATTAAACTGTTGTGCCAGGTCATGTCCATATTTATTAAAGGACTGAATTGTTCTGTAATTGAAATTTGAGCAATCTGAAATTGAGGAATGTAATTATCATTGATATCCATTTTATCTGTATAACCTGGTCCTGCATTTTCTACAAAAAGCATATTGGTTGAATAGGAGCCAATATTGTATGAGGAGCGGTAAGCATGACTTAATGTAAATGACTTGAAATATTTTTTAAACAAGTCCAGTTTAGATAAACCATCATATGTTATCCTCCAGTTAGGCTTAGGTATTTTAGGCATAAGGCTGGTGGAAGCTGAATTAGCATCAGTGCCGGAATAAGCAGCAAGGAAAGCAGGAATTAATACATCCTGAGAAGTAGCACCATAACCTTCCCTGTAACCATCCTGGTTTACACCCACCGGAAGCCCTGTTTCTGCTTCCCTTTCATTTGCTAATTTGTTTGAAATTGCAATTCGGTTATCCATGAATTGCTGGAAAACAGGTGATGATCCATCTTCCAGATCCCTTATAAATGAAGTATTCCAACTCACATAAGACATGCTAAAGTTGCCAGTCTCCATGCGGCTTTCCCTTACAAATTCACCTAAATCATCATTCCACCTTATAAACTCCGAATTACTTTTACCAACGTTCCTTGTAACATTAAGCTCCAGGCGCAAATCTTTAAGAGGCTCTATATTCGTTCTTGCATTAAAGTTTTTACTGTTTGTTGTTGCATATGGTGTCATAAGCAATGATTCTTCCATAAGCCACCCCTCTCGCACAGCTCGCATTGCAAAACTTGTATCCTGGTGACCAGAAATAAAACCCCATCCTGGTGCATTGAAATTATCCATTCCAAGGAGTGTGGTTGGTTTAGAATAACCTGGCAAAATTGTTCCTGAATTGTCTGTATAAGTGAAAGATGCATTCTTTACACTCATTATCACTCTTGCTGATTGTTCGTAAATATTAAATTTATTCGGATCTTTTTCCTTTTCTTTTCCTTTTAAGCTATCTGGAAGGGCGGGCTTTGGAACAGGTGGCTTAGGAGCCTGGCGGGCACCTCCTTTTCCTGAATACTTTTGGTTGACTTTCTTTAAATAAGGTACTTTGTTATAAAGTGTTAAAAAATTAAACTGTCCGTTCCATTGTTCTGATCGTGAATTTTTAATTGTATTTCCAAGTTCATTGGCAGCAAAAGGGGCCCTCATCCAATCATATGTTCCTCCGATACGTGTAGTTAAATTAACCCAATCAGTGAGTGGAAATTTATTTATTGGCCAGGTATAATTCAAATTCATAGCATGGTTATACAAAACATTGGTTCCTAATTCTTTTAGACTTTGATTTATTGAATCCTTTTTTTCCTGGGTATCTATTTTACCGTCCGGCTCCATGATCCTTGCATTGTTGGTGGCAGTAAAATCAAATTTCAATGATTTGGTTATATCATGTCTTACTTCATACATCCTTGTCATTGTGAAGTTTTTATTAAAGGTGGGAGGTATTACATAATCAGCGAATCCACTGTTATTTCTTATCTGTACTTCGTTAAACATCCTGTCTAGGCTAGTAGAGAAGGACAGCCTGCTTGGCATTAAATTGAAATTAAAATCAGTGATGAGCTTAGCATATTTAGATTTATTAAGCAATTTAGATTTTGAAAAAGGCTTGATGTTTTTTGGCGAAGTGGAAAAACTATACATTACAGCACCACGATAAAGCTTGGTTTCATTGTATTCTGTATTAATGTCACGCTTAAATATTTCATTGTAAGAGTAGGTGAAGGATAAATTTTCCACATCATATATCCTGCTTTTAGAGGCTCCCTTGCCTTTTTCTTTTTTTACATTGGCAAAATTGATGCTTCGTCTGCGGGTGTAGTCCTGTACCGATTCCTTAATTGAATCCCTTACTGATTTATCATCGATTTTCAAAAGATCATCAAATTCAATATCCGGGTCATTTGGATGAAATTGGGGATTAATAAAACCTTCGGAATAACCAAGGAACATAGGGATACTTAAATTAAAATTCTCAGGTAAAAGTCTGCCCATTCTGAAATTACCAGAAAGATCATAGGATCTAATATCTGCCCTTTGTCTTTCACTGATCTTCTTTTCTATTGAACCAAAGCCAGGAGTACTCATATTTCCGGCAACGGTTACATCTCCAAAATCAGCAAGCTTTGCAGATACTCTTCCTGTAGTTGCCCATCCATTTCTTTTATCAAAATCCGAGAGCCTTAACTCATTCACCCATATTTCAACACACTTAGCAAAGCCATCATCACTGTCATCTGTTCCTTCTTTTTTAGGATTTCTAACCCCAATCATAATTGAACTGATTTCACTTAACTGAGGATTTCCCACTACAGCTAATACATGTTCCCCATTTTTTCGTGTATAAGGAATATTAAAAGGTACCTGGGCTGCATTTCTGTCCAGTTTAAGGGCTGTAAGCAATTCAAAAGGAAGATCAATTTCATTTATAAGCGGCCAAACTTTAATTCTATCTGCCTCCGAATCACCATTGTATTTACCAGGCGGGGTAACCACCAGGGGTATTTCATATTCGTAATAATTTTCATTGTAGTCTCTTCCCAATCTTACGAACAACCTTAAATCACCATCATTAAGTACTTGATTGTTTAATGCCTCTGCATGAACAAACATTTTTAGCTTTTTATAGGATCTTACATCAAAATTTGTATTTCTGTAAGCGGCCTTTGCATCTCCATCCTCAAGATCACAGGCTTTTAAAACCATTGATTGTTCATTTAATCTTCTTAATTGAGGGTTAGCAGCATCAATTACTCGGTCTATTCCAGGAGGCAAAATATAATTTACAGGAGTTTTCACTCCATTTTCTTCAATATTCACTGCTCCAACATCAAAAAGGGTGGAACCCGAAGCATCATCCGCAAGGTATTCACCTGGTGATCTAAGATCATAAAGATATTTTCGCCATTCTCCACGAACAAGTTCAAGTCTTCCAAAACGACAAATTACTGAATCTGTAAAACCTGTTAAAAACATTCTTACAAACCGTATAGAGGTAAAATCCTGAATCCCTCCAATTACTTTTTCCGGGTTACGAACAGGGATTTTAAACTGATACCAGTCCACATCAATTTGCTCTCCGTCTTTTGTTTTGCCTGATCCTGTTACTTTATCCGTTATGTAATTCTGTCCAACCACCATATCCTGTGGCCTTAAACTTACCTTGTACTGGTAATAACTTTCATTTGTACTTAATGTATTGTCACGATTTATGTCTTCAATGTTTGGAGATGGTGATGAAGCAGTTGGAAATGCTTCTGTTTCGTTTTGGCTTGTTTTGGAATTTCCTTCAACCCCATTAAACTCTTTATATCTTTCAAGAATATTTCTTTGATCATCATCTTGTGCAGTTCCCCTGAAGTATTTAAAATTATCTCCCGAAGGATCCTGTAATGCCTTTTGATAAGCCGGGCTATTAACTCCATATATACTGGCAATATTTGCAAGATAAATATTATCAAAAAAAGTTTTTTCATCCTCATCGGATAACCCATCATACCCAATATCTTGAAAAGGCCTTGCTTCCTCCTTGGTATCAAAAGCATTAACAAGGGACTGAAGAGAAGAAACCCGCCCCCATGCAGTGGTGTCAACATTGGTAACGCTAGCGGTTGTAGGCAATCCATGCTCAAAACTTTTTCGATCATCTCTTAATATATCCTCTGAAATGTTACCAAGATTGAAATATAAATCTCCTCCCGAATGTGTTGCTACCCCATTATCAGAATGAAAGGGGTCCATTACCCAAAACTGTATATATTCAATATTCGCAGTTTCGAAGTCATTCTGGTCAATCTTTCGCATAATACCCGCCCAACGACTTGCCGGATCATTCAATAATCCATTTTGATCAATACCAGCAGAATAAGCTGAGGGTTGAACATCATAATTATAAGGCCCTTTTTCATTTGGATAAAGTGCAAGGTCAAGAACAGGCATATTCATAACTTGCCCTTGAGGTGGAACCCTGTTAGGAAAAATTTCTGTTTCCAGAATCTCCCTCATATAATGATTGGATTGCATTTCAGAGCCTTTTATATGCGTAGGCGTTAAATTATTGTCTCTCCAAAACAAGGGGTCAATTGTATACCAGGCTAGCTTTGCCCTGTTAAAACCATATCTAAGGTCATTAACGAAATTCGCTTCTGGAAATAAATTTGTTTGCTTTTGAGGAGTACTAGCAAGGCTCCAGGCAAAACTAGATCGAATATCAATCACAGATTGGCTTCCTTCAAAATCATCAAGGTAAGAAACTCCTTCCTTGCCTATTGCCTTTGAATTACCCGGAATTAAATGAGCGAATTCTCCCTGAAAAGTAATTGTTGACATTTCTTTTGTAGCAAGAAATGGAAGCTTGTCTACTAATTTAGTTAGTATAGGAGCATCAGTGCGGTAGTTTGCATCAAGACCCCAAATGGTATTTGACATGGGTTCATCACCGAAATTTACTTTTTGGGTTAATGGTCTTTCTGTCAAATTCATTATAGTTGCACCTACAGTAAAATCATTGCTTATCTTATAGTCCAAATGAGTACCAAACAAGGATTTAGACTGAATTGCAAAAAGCTGGTTACTTTCAAGGGAAACCTTAATTGGAGTATTTGACTCCAAAAGACTTGCATTAATAATTTTCACCCTTCCTAAGGTATAATCAACTGTGTAGTCGGAACCTTCTACTAAAGTCGCTCCCCCTGCAGTAACTACAACTGAACCCTGTGGAACATTCATTGCATTAAGTGAAATTTCAGAACTACTGGTTGATTGATAGGAACCTTTTATTCTAAACCTATTAAGATCAGGCCTCTGTTGGGCAGCAATCTTGGTTGTATCGTAAAGGGGCTCAAAAACATATTTATTTGCAACTGTTTGCAAATTATCATCCCCACCTGTAATCTGCTTTCTCAAATGACTCCCAAAAGGTTCAATAACAGGAAAGTAAATTCTTCCGTTTTGTGGGTTAATTGTTCGTCCGGGTAAAAAATCAAAAACCCCATCTGAGGATGCATCTTCCTGAGCATTTAATCGGTCGAGCCCAAGAACCTGAATTAATGGCCTTCCCCTATATGCCCCTTCAGGTAAATAAGGGATGTTTATACCTTGCTCAATACTGTTATAAACAACATCCAATTTAAAGCCTTCCTTATTGACGCTATATGCACCAATGGAATAAATATTTTTCATCATTAAATCCCACAAAGGAATCTGAGTATTTAAATTAGTGCTTTTAAGTAACTTCAATACAAGTGCTTTTTCTCCATTTATACCATCTGTGGAAAACTCCCCTACTTGATAAATATCTGGAGAACCACCTACAGTATATTGAAAAGCCACAGAAAGAACCTGGTCAGGATTTAAGGTTTGATTAAGTGAAATAAATCCTAACTGAGGATGGAAAGTATATTCAGCAGGAGTTAACAATCTGGCTCCTTG from Bacteroidota bacterium includes these protein-coding regions:
- a CDS encoding energy transducer TonB gives rise to the protein MELKKNSQVDLEKKKPMFLKIGLVISISLVLMALEWKSYEGNSSGLGELLINHAEEEMIPITIPEIPLPPAPPVIIELVLVDNEIAIEKQVEINSTESDQTTYVEIIPEVESIDEVEFFRIVEEMPSFPGCESIVDFDQRKMCTDEKIQQFLFKNTKYPQMSFDAGITGTVYVSFTIGPDGKTKNISIARGVKGLDDEAIRVIESFPVFSPGKQRGKPVTVAYTLPFKFSRR
- the deoC gene encoding deoxyribose-phosphate aldolase, with product MLDFTKSQSIDQVGVEERVARFNTRSLKKSAKVAGLKMAMNMIDLTTLEGKDTEGKVRQMCYKAAHMHDVMTGIPCVAAVCVYPTFVKTAKDALKGTAIKVASVATAFPSGQSTLEIKLADTRYAVENGADEVDMVISRGAFLMGNYNFVFDEIIAIKEACAHARLKVILETGELSSLDAVRKASEIAMYAGADFIKTSTGKISPAATMPVTLVMLEAIRDFYYSTGKMVGMKPAGGISTAKAALQNLVMVKETLGNAWLSNEWFRFGASSLANDILMQLAKEETGAYQSGDYFSKD
- the gcvH gene encoding glycine cleavage system protein GcvH, translating into MNIPADLKYTKDHEWVKIQGDTATIGITDFAQKELGDIVYVEVNSGDSFKKEEIFGSVEAVKTVSDLFMPLSGEITQVNEALESNPDLVNNDPYGEGWMVKIKLSDNSEVEDLLSASQYKEVIGA
- the vanZ gene encoding VanZ family protein codes for the protein MKSSFIVFIRWNLFPIFWSLFILVLCGLPGSDFPDAIKWKLLSFDKFVHAFLFLVLVLLSIKGLKIQPAFKTLRYNSIKLALGYAFFLSIITEVLQDQLFIERNADVYDVIANLSGSILGLITFYVIYGKENTFRFSSNE
- a CDS encoding energy transducer TonB, producing MELKKNPNADLEKKRSLFLQIGLVVSLGLVLIGLEWKSYEGSLADLGQLVIDQTEEEMIPITQPELLPPPPPPPAVIELQVVEDDVVIKNEVEIKESEADQSTFVDIVQKDEVIVENEIFTIVENMPSFPGGEEALFKFLGNEMKYPQMAKDAGIQGTVYVTFVIGSDGKVKDVKILRGVKGLDDEAVRVVQKMPAWSPGKQRGKAVSVQYNLPIRFVLK
- a CDS encoding aldehyde dehydrogenase family protein — translated: MKRLEILKTYKIYIGGKFPRTESGRFYPLENKQGKHLANICLSSRKDFRNAVVEARKAFGDWSNRSAFNRSQILYRIAEMLEGRKAQFISEIVFQGGTNKAAEVEVDLAIDRLVYYAGWCDKFTQIYSSVNPVASSHFNFSVPEPTGVVAIIASEKTSLLGLVSVVAPAIAGGNTCIVLASENKPLCAVSFAEVLVTSDVPGGVINILTGKSKELHTHFASHMDVNAVVYARDNKEEIKVIQQTAVNNMKRVFVYDTIDWNKQESQGPELILDTLEIKTTWHPVENIGSSKAGY
- a CDS encoding aldehyde dehydrogenase family protein codes for the protein MSKKPVLDFTSTWAYEPAPESTDHINIKKQYQLFINGKFVNPVKGKYFTTINPATEEKLADVAEATDEDVDKAVKAARVAYEKVWSKMPSKERGKYIYRIARLIQERARELAVVETLDSGKTIRESRDIDIPLAANHFFYYAGWADKLEYAFPGKNPKSIGVAGQIIPWNFPLLMAAWKIAPALATGNTLVLKPAETTPLTALILAEIIQESGLPDGVVNIITGAGKTGAALVNHPGINKIAFTGSTNVGKSIQKAIAGTGKRSTMELGGKAANIIFEDAPIDQAVEGIINGIFFNQGHVCCAGSRLFVQENVAEKVILKLKDRMNTLIVGDPLDKNTDIGAINSKEQLNTINKYLKIGKDEGAEFYQPSCSVPKKGFWCKPTLFLNASQSHRIVQEEIFGPVLAVQTFRTIEEVIEKANNTPYGLSAGVWTDKGSKVFNLTSKLRAGVVWANTYNKFDPVSPFGGYKESGFGREGGLHGLAAYLEV